One Mycolicibacterium parafortuitum DNA segment encodes these proteins:
- a CDS encoding urease accessory protein UreE codes for MNAHSVLGEISEPRFTGLARHHVDIGWGDATKHRQVVTADTGLVVHITLPRGTFLRDGAVIAADDTSVVVVRRPAEEAITVRFADNDGVAGARRMLLLGYLLGNQHAPIDVESGSVAAPLFTSAHAAKELLDELGVLGDVTRQPLARNGWSRTSSDSHVGHHH; via the coding sequence GTGAACGCGCACAGCGTACTCGGCGAGATCTCCGAGCCCAGATTCACCGGACTCGCCCGACACCATGTCGACATCGGCTGGGGTGACGCCACCAAGCACCGGCAGGTCGTGACCGCCGACACCGGTCTGGTCGTTCACATCACCCTGCCGCGCGGCACGTTCCTGCGCGACGGCGCGGTGATCGCCGCCGACGACACCTCGGTGGTGGTCGTCCGCCGCCCCGCCGAGGAGGCGATCACGGTCCGTTTCGCCGACAACGACGGTGTCGCGGGGGCGCGCAGGATGCTGCTGCTCGGCTATCTGCTCGGCAACCAGCACGCCCCGATCGACGTCGAATCCGGCTCTGTGGCCGCGCCGTTGTTCACCAGCGCCCACGCGGCGAAGGAACTCCTCGACGAACTCGGCGTCCTCGGTGACGTGACACGGCAGCCGCTGGCGCGCAACGGCTGGTCCCGGACCTCCTCGGATTCTCATGTCGGCCACCATCACTGA
- a CDS encoding LLM class F420-dependent oxidoreductase, translating into MTAGIMLFANADADNAVDDYVSQARRARDLGVPHVWVAQQFDYDAITLSGLIGAAVPGLGVGTAAVPFNPRHPLTVASQAQTVQAATHGNFSLGMGLGAHEPERVSYGQAWPGTIDRLREYLAVLRSVFDTGAVDFHGERFTAAPTWPVRLAGGTPVPVYVAAMGPKALRVTGELADGTLPYLAGPRTLDEFIVPTITEAAADAGRPAPRIIAFVPAQVTDDVEAARAAAAEQLAFYATIPSYQKVIAREGITDLTDLTAIGDPDAVRRALQRYRDAGATDIVLSPIDRTRPDERLWELAGGL; encoded by the coding sequence ATGACCGCTGGAATCATGCTGTTCGCCAATGCCGATGCGGACAACGCCGTCGACGATTACGTCTCCCAGGCGCGCCGCGCCCGTGACCTGGGAGTGCCACACGTATGGGTGGCCCAGCAGTTCGACTACGACGCGATCACGCTGTCCGGGTTGATCGGCGCCGCGGTGCCCGGCCTCGGTGTCGGTACGGCGGCGGTGCCCTTCAATCCGCGCCACCCGCTGACCGTGGCCTCGCAGGCGCAGACCGTCCAAGCCGCCACGCACGGAAACTTCAGCCTCGGAATGGGTTTGGGCGCCCACGAACCTGAACGGGTGTCCTACGGCCAGGCCTGGCCGGGCACGATCGACCGGTTGCGCGAGTACCTGGCCGTCCTGCGGTCGGTGTTCGACACCGGCGCGGTCGATTTCCACGGCGAGCGCTTCACCGCCGCGCCGACCTGGCCGGTACGACTGGCCGGTGGCACGCCGGTACCCGTGTACGTCGCAGCGATGGGCCCCAAGGCGCTGCGGGTGACCGGTGAACTCGCCGACGGCACACTCCCGTACCTCGCGGGGCCCCGAACCCTCGACGAGTTCATCGTGCCGACGATCACCGAAGCGGCCGCCGACGCCGGCCGGCCCGCGCCGCGGATCATCGCGTTCGTGCCCGCGCAGGTCACCGACGACGTCGAGGCGGCGCGCGCCGCGGCCGCCGAGCAGCTCGCGTTCTACGCGACCATCCCGTCGTATCAGAAGGTGATCGCGCGCGAGGGCATCACCGACCTGACCGACCTGACGGCCATCGGCGACCCGGACGCGGTGCGCCGCGCACTGCAGCGCTACCGCGACGCGGGCGCCACCGACATCGTGCTCAGCCCGATCGACCGGACCCGGCCGGACGAGCGGCTGTGGGAGTTAGCCGGCGGGCTGTAA
- a CDS encoding urease accessory protein UreD — protein sequence MTAPAIAPGELGVEVVADAAGRTRATSLRQRYPQRVTMPLHCDPRYPGAATLCVQSPSGGAFSDDELHTVVRCHPGSHLRLTTQAATQVFAGDGVGARHRADFVVHAGAVLEYFPGTVIPHADSAYTQTIDIDVEPGGVYLGWEAVAAGRVAHGERFGYRSYDSAFVARVDGRAVARDRQVIRPGSDDLCLLDGDYLATFVAVAPGRDAEAVLARVRHVLDTADGCDGGAGELPATAGVFARLVAGRAPDLHRARQRLFDAARAELLEVGEQ from the coding sequence GTGACCGCACCGGCGATCGCCCCCGGTGAGCTCGGCGTCGAGGTGGTCGCCGACGCCGCCGGGCGCACCAGGGCGACGTCGTTACGCCAGCGCTATCCGCAGCGCGTCACGATGCCGCTGCACTGCGATCCGCGCTACCCCGGCGCTGCGACGCTGTGCGTGCAGAGCCCCAGCGGCGGCGCGTTCTCCGATGACGAGCTGCACACCGTCGTGCGCTGCCACCCGGGCAGCCACCTGCGCCTGACAACGCAGGCCGCGACACAGGTGTTCGCCGGTGACGGTGTGGGCGCCCGGCACCGGGCCGATTTCGTCGTGCACGCCGGCGCGGTGCTGGAGTACTTCCCGGGAACCGTGATCCCGCACGCCGATTCGGCGTACACCCAGACGATCGACATCGACGTCGAGCCCGGCGGCGTCTACCTCGGCTGGGAGGCCGTCGCCGCGGGACGCGTCGCGCACGGCGAACGGTTCGGATACCGCAGCTACGACAGCGCGTTCGTGGCCCGGGTGGACGGTCGCGCCGTCGCGCGGGACCGGCAGGTGATCCGGCCCGGCTCCGACGATCTGTGCCTGCTCGACGGCGACTATCTGGCCACGTTCGTGGCGGTGGCGCCGGGCCGCGACGCCGAGGCGGTACTGGCGCGGGTGCGACACGTGCTCGACACCGCCGACGGATGCGACGGCGGCGCAGGCGAACTGCCGGCCACGGCAGGGGTGTTCGCGCGACTGGTCGCAGGCCGCGCCCCGGATCTGCACCGCGCCCGGCAGCGGCTGTTCGACGCGGCACGGGCCGAACTGCTGGAGGTGGGTGAACAGTGA
- a CDS encoding pyridoxal phosphate-dependent aminotransferase: MTVQRLQPYAVTIFAEMSALATRVGAVNLGQGFPDEDGPPAMLKAAENAIADGVNQYPPGLGVASLREAIAAQRRRRYGSEYDPDTEVLVTVGATEAIAASILGLVEPGSEVLLIEPFYDSYSPVIAMAGCHRRAVPLHQDGRHFAIDIEALRAAVTPRTRALIVNTPHNPTGMIASDEELRGIAELAVAADLLVITDEVYEHLVFDGRRHRPLADYPGMAERTVTISSAGKMFNVTGWKIGWACGPRDLIAGVRAAKQYLSYVGGAPFQPAVAHALNTEDAWVDALCESFQARRDRLASALTDIGFDVFDSFGTYFLTVDPRPLGYHDSTTFCAELPEKVGVAAIPMSAFCDPAAAHAGEWNHLVRFAFCKREETLDEAIRRLRRLQPAG, encoded by the coding sequence GTGACGGTGCAACGCCTGCAGCCCTACGCGGTGACGATCTTCGCCGAGATGTCGGCGCTGGCCACCCGCGTCGGCGCGGTCAACCTGGGGCAGGGGTTTCCCGACGAGGACGGTCCCCCGGCGATGCTGAAGGCCGCCGAGAACGCGATCGCCGACGGCGTCAACCAGTACCCGCCCGGGCTCGGGGTCGCATCGCTGCGCGAGGCCATCGCCGCCCAGCGCAGGCGCCGCTACGGCAGCGAGTACGACCCAGACACCGAGGTGCTGGTCACCGTCGGCGCCACCGAGGCGATCGCCGCATCGATCCTCGGGCTCGTCGAGCCCGGCTCCGAGGTGTTGTTGATCGAGCCGTTCTACGACTCGTACTCCCCCGTCATCGCGATGGCCGGATGCCACCGCCGGGCGGTGCCGCTGCACCAGGACGGCAGGCACTTCGCAATCGACATCGAAGCGCTACGCGCGGCGGTGACACCGCGAACCCGGGCGCTGATCGTCAACACCCCGCACAACCCGACCGGCATGATCGCCTCCGACGAGGAGTTGCGCGGGATCGCCGAGCTCGCGGTGGCCGCCGATCTGCTGGTCATCACCGACGAGGTGTACGAACATCTGGTCTTTGACGGCAGGCGCCACCGCCCGCTGGCCGACTATCCCGGTATGGCCGAACGCACGGTCACGATCAGCAGCGCGGGCAAGATGTTCAACGTCACCGGCTGGAAGATCGGGTGGGCCTGTGGGCCACGCGATCTCATTGCCGGTGTGCGCGCGGCCAAGCAGTACCTGAGCTATGTCGGCGGTGCGCCGTTCCAGCCCGCGGTCGCCCACGCGCTCAACACCGAGGACGCTTGGGTCGACGCGCTGTGCGAGTCGTTCCAGGCCCGCCGTGACCGGCTCGCGTCGGCGTTGACCGACATCGGTTTCGACGTCTTCGACAGCTTCGGCACCTACTTCCTCACCGTCGACCCGCGCCCGCTGGGTTACCACGACAGCACGACGTTCTGTGCCGAGCTCCCCGAGAAGGTCGGGGTGGCCGCCATCCCGATGTCGGCGTTCTGCGATCCGGCCGCAGCGCACGCCGGCGAGTGGAACCATCTGGTGCGCTTCGCGTTCTGCAAGCGCGAGGAGACTCTCGACGAGGCGATCCGCCGGCTGCGCCGGTTACAGCCCGCCGGCTAA
- a CDS encoding urease accessory protein UreF produces the protein MSATITDPTAADPDVALALWMQLHDSAFPSGRMVHSQGLEQWLADRPGAVADDIGAAVLAYVTNSYAPLDATVCAAAWRACADRGAVTGALAGLDALLASYKLFGNARVASESAGRQLATAARRAGLVRDCEYLDRVVDGNAPGHCAVVEGALQAHLGVPVHIAVLGSMRSVMASMLSAAIRLGRLGPLHSQRIQTGTAPALVALARAAVARPLEDLCSAAPALEIGGMRHETRTARLFTT, from the coding sequence ATGTCGGCCACCATCACTGACCCCACCGCCGCCGACCCCGACGTCGCGCTCGCGCTCTGGATGCAGTTGCACGACAGCGCTTTCCCGTCGGGGCGCATGGTGCACAGTCAGGGCCTCGAACAGTGGCTCGCCGACCGCCCCGGCGCGGTGGCCGACGACATCGGCGCCGCGGTGCTCGCCTACGTCACCAACAGTTACGCCCCGTTGGACGCCACCGTGTGCGCGGCGGCGTGGCGGGCGTGCGCCGACCGCGGTGCGGTGACCGGCGCGCTGGCCGGCCTCGACGCGCTGCTGGCGTCCTACAAACTGTTCGGCAACGCCCGCGTCGCGTCGGAATCGGCGGGCCGCCAGCTGGCCACCGCGGCACGTCGGGCCGGCCTGGTCCGGGACTGCGAGTACCTGGACCGGGTCGTCGACGGGAATGCGCCGGGTCACTGCGCGGTGGTCGAAGGGGCGTTGCAGGCGCACCTCGGGGTGCCCGTGCACATCGCGGTGCTGGGCTCGATGCGCTCGGTGATGGCGTCGATGCTCAGCGCCGCGATCCGGCTCGGGCGGCTCGGTCCGCTGCACAGCCAGCGAATCCAGACCGGCACCGCACCGGCACTGGTGGCGCTCGCGAGGGCGGCGGTCGCGCGCCCGCTCGAGGACCTGTGCAGCGCCGCCCCGGCGCTGGAGATCGGCGGTATGCGGCACGAGACACGCACCGCCAGGCTGTTCACCACCTGA